One region of Alosa sapidissima isolate fAloSap1 chromosome 1, fAloSap1.pri, whole genome shotgun sequence genomic DNA includes:
- the prtfdc1b gene encoding phosphoribosyltransferase domain-containing protein 1b, whose translation MADEMKSLRKNSGIVIRDGWPGYRLDLFTYPEHYSGDLECVYIPHGVIMDRTERLARNIMDDLGDHDIVVLCVLKGGYQFCADLVECIKALNRNSNKSLPMRVDFIRLKSYLNDKSTQDLHIVGGEDLSVLSGKNVLVVEAIVDTGKTMKALLSHVEAFKPKMIKVAGLLVKRVPNGSGCQPDYVGFEIPNRFVVGYALDYNEYFRDLNHICVISESGKQKYKV comes from the exons ATGGCAGACGAAATGAAATCACTGCGGAAGAACAGCGGCATCGTG ATCAGAGATGGATGGCCAGGCTACCGTTTGGATCTATTTACCTACCCAGAGCACTATTCTGGAGACTTGGAGTGTGTTTACATTCCTCATGGGGTTATCATGGACCG GACAGAAAGGTTAGCGAGAAACATCATGGACGATCTGGGTGACCACGACATTGTGGTGCTTTGTGTGCTGAAGGGGGGCTACCAGTTCTGTGCTGACCTGGTGGAGTGCATCAAAGCCCTAAACCGCAACTCCAACAAGAGCCTGCCCATGCGAGTGGACTTCATACGCCTCAAGAGCTACCTG AATGATAAGTCCACACAAGACCTGCACATTGTCGGAGGGGAAGATCTGTCTGTGCTTAGTGGGAAG AATGTCCTGGTTGTGGAG GCTATAGTGGATACTGGAAAAACCATGAAGGCTCTCTTGAGCCATGTTGAAGCCTTCAAGCCGAAAATGATCAAAGTGGCCGG GCTGCTGGTAAAGAGAGTGCCAAATGGATCTGGATGTCAACCAGACT ATGTTGGCTTTGAGATACCTAATCGATTTGTGGTTGGATACGCTTTGGACTACAATGAATACTTCAGGGATCTCAAT